The following coding sequences are from one Deltaproteobacteria bacterium HGW-Deltaproteobacteria-4 window:
- the mce gene encoding methylmalonyl-CoA epimerase, with protein sequence MTKKINHIGVAVRSIDASTPFYRDVLGMTFEGTEVVAEQKVKVAFFAVGESRVELLEPTADDSPVAKFLEKNGEGTHHIAYEVDDLVATLAKLKAAGVRLIDEVPRCGAHGTRIAFLHPKASGGVLTELCQGGGH encoded by the coding sequence ATGACAAAAAAAATCAATCATATCGGCGTGGCGGTTAGGAGCATTGACGCTTCCACCCCCTTTTACCGTGATGTCCTCGGAATGACTTTTGAAGGAACGGAAGTCGTCGCCGAGCAGAAGGTGAAAGTTGCCTTCTTCGCCGTCGGCGAAAGCCGGGTCGAACTTTTAGAGCCGACCGCCGACGATTCTCCGGTGGCGAAGTTCCTCGAAAAGAACGGCGAAGGGACGCACCACATCGCCTACGAAGTCGATGACCTTGTCGCCACTCTCGCCAAGCTCAAAGCCGCCGGCGTCCGCCTTATCGACGAAGTCCCGCGCTGTGGAGCGCACGGTACCCGTATCGCCTTCCTTCACCCCAAAGCGAGCGGCGGGGTTTTGACCGAGCTTTGTCAGGGCGGGGGGCATTAA